In Asanoa sp. WMMD1127, one genomic interval encodes:
- a CDS encoding glycoside hydrolase family 9 protein: protein MHHVRRLRRARRVLAAGAALVTGLTLGAVPGPASAAPATTGVQAAAAAFNYAEALQKSLLFYEAQQSGPKPSWNRVSWRGDSAMTDGADVGLDLTGGWFDAGDHVKFGFPMAFSATMLAWGAVEYRDGYVASGQLPHLLNNLRFVNDYFVKAHPAPNVLYGQIGNGDADHKWWGPAEVLPMARPSYKIDASCGGADLAGETAAAMAASSMVFRPTDAAYADKLVGHAKQLYAFADTVRKSYHECITDATSFYRSWSGYQDELVWGAIWLYRATGDASYLAKAESGYDLLGNENQTTTKSYKWTIAWDNKQYGAYVLLARLTGKQKYLDDANRWLDFWTVGVNGQRVPYSPGGMAVLDSWGALRYAANTSFVALLHGDHLTDATRKARYQDFALRQINYALGDNPRSSSYVIGFGANSPKNPHHRTAHGSWWDSQTVPEETRHVLYGALVGGPSSANDAYSDTRSDYVMNEVATDYNAGFTSALAALVTKHGGTPLANFPVAETPDRDELTVETTVMQAEPRATGLKAIIYNRSAYPARALTDAKFRYYFRAEGATPVVVTPGYTQGCPSPSTARQVSGDLWYVEVDCTGHTIAPAGQSQHRMEVQFKVGVPEGGTWDPTNDPSYSTVAGPNRNVPLYAGGRRVWGVEPGAPTPDTTAPTAPGRPTASAVTATGATLSWTASTDNVGVTGYDVYREAGATDVLVGSPTAATFAVTGLTAATAYAFYVVAKDAAGNRSAASAPVSVTTTDPPAPDAVAPTAPGQPTASAVTATGATLSWAASTDNVGVTGYRVYRENGATDPLVGSPTAATLALTGLTASTAYTFYVVAVDAAGNTSPASASVTVTTSAPPAAGACRVAYATNDWGSGFTANITITNTGTTAINGWSLGFTFPHTGQRVGQGWSATFTQTGAAVTATNLSYNGALAPGASTGIGFNGTHTGSNPRPTSFTLNGVACTA, encoded by the coding sequence ATGCACCACGTCAGACGCCTCCGGCGGGCGCGCCGTGTCCTCGCTGCCGGTGCGGCCCTGGTCACCGGGCTCACCCTCGGCGCCGTCCCCGGTCCCGCGTCCGCTGCCCCCGCCACGACCGGCGTGCAAGCCGCCGCGGCCGCCTTCAACTACGCCGAGGCGTTGCAGAAGTCCCTCCTCTTCTACGAGGCCCAGCAGTCCGGTCCCAAGCCCTCCTGGAACCGCGTCTCCTGGCGCGGGGACTCCGCGATGACCGACGGCGCCGACGTCGGGCTCGACCTGACCGGCGGCTGGTTCGACGCCGGCGACCACGTCAAGTTCGGCTTCCCGATGGCGTTCAGCGCCACCATGCTCGCCTGGGGCGCGGTCGAGTACCGGGACGGCTACGTGGCCTCCGGGCAGCTCCCGCACCTGCTCAACAACCTGCGCTTCGTCAACGACTACTTCGTCAAGGCGCACCCGGCACCGAACGTCCTCTACGGACAGATCGGCAACGGCGACGCCGACCACAAGTGGTGGGGTCCGGCCGAGGTGCTGCCGATGGCGCGTCCCTCGTACAAGATCGATGCGAGCTGTGGCGGCGCGGACCTGGCCGGGGAGACGGCGGCGGCGATGGCCGCGTCGTCCATGGTCTTCCGACCCACCGACGCCGCCTACGCGGACAAGCTGGTCGGCCACGCGAAGCAGCTCTACGCGTTCGCCGACACGGTGCGGAAGAGCTACCACGAGTGCATCACCGACGCGACCAGCTTCTACCGGTCGTGGAGCGGCTACCAGGACGAGCTGGTCTGGGGCGCGATCTGGCTGTACCGGGCCACCGGCGACGCCAGCTACCTCGCCAAGGCCGAGAGCGGGTACGACCTGCTCGGCAACGAGAACCAGACCACCACCAAGTCCTACAAGTGGACGATCGCCTGGGACAACAAGCAGTACGGCGCGTACGTGCTGCTGGCCCGCCTGACCGGTAAGCAGAAGTACCTGGACGACGCCAACCGGTGGCTCGACTTCTGGACCGTCGGCGTGAACGGGCAACGGGTGCCGTACTCGCCGGGCGGCATGGCGGTGCTCGACTCGTGGGGCGCGCTGCGCTACGCGGCGAACACCAGCTTCGTCGCCCTGCTGCACGGTGACCACCTCACCGACGCCACCCGCAAGGCCCGGTACCAGGACTTCGCGCTGCGGCAGATCAACTACGCGCTCGGCGACAACCCGCGCAGCTCCAGCTACGTCATCGGGTTCGGCGCCAACTCGCCGAAGAACCCGCACCACCGCACCGCGCACGGCTCGTGGTGGGACAGCCAGACCGTGCCCGAGGAGACCCGGCACGTGCTCTACGGCGCGCTGGTGGGCGGCCCCTCGTCGGCCAACGACGCCTACAGCGACACCCGGTCGGACTACGTGATGAACGAGGTCGCCACCGACTACAACGCCGGCTTCACCTCCGCGCTCGCCGCGCTGGTGACCAAGCACGGCGGCACCCCGCTGGCCAACTTCCCGGTCGCCGAGACCCCGGACCGTGACGAGTTGACCGTGGAGACCACGGTGATGCAGGCCGAGCCGCGGGCCACCGGGCTCAAGGCCATCATCTACAACCGCTCCGCGTACCCGGCCCGCGCCCTGACCGACGCGAAGTTCCGCTACTACTTCCGCGCCGAGGGCGCGACGCCCGTCGTGGTCACCCCGGGCTACACCCAGGGCTGCCCATCACCGTCCACGGCGCGCCAGGTCTCCGGCGACCTCTGGTACGTCGAGGTCGACTGCACCGGGCACACCATCGCCCCGGCCGGGCAGTCACAGCACCGGATGGAGGTGCAGTTCAAGGTCGGCGTGCCGGAGGGTGGCACCTGGGACCCGACCAACGACCCGTCGTACAGCACCGTCGCCGGGCCCAACCGCAACGTGCCGCTCTACGCCGGTGGCCGGCGGGTCTGGGGCGTCGAGCCCGGCGCGCCCACCCCGGACACCACCGCGCCGACGGCGCCCGGCCGGCCGACCGCGTCGGCGGTCACGGCGACCGGCGCGACCCTGAGCTGGACGGCGTCGACCGACAACGTGGGCGTCACCGGGTACGACGTCTACCGCGAAGCCGGCGCCACCGACGTCCTCGTCGGCTCGCCCACCGCCGCCACGTTCGCGGTGACCGGGCTGACCGCCGCCACCGCCTACGCGTTCTACGTGGTGGCCAAGGACGCCGCGGGCAACCGCTCCGCCGCGTCCGCACCGGTCTCCGTCACCACCACCGACCCGCCCGCGCCGGACGCGGTCGCGCCGACCGCGCCCGGCCAGCCGACCGCGTCGGCGGTCACGGCGACCGGCGCGACCCTGAGCTGGGCGGCGTCGACCGACAACGTCGGCGTGACCGGCTACCGGGTCTACCGGGAGAACGGCGCGACGGACCCGCTCGTCGGGTCGCCCACCGCCGCCACGCTCGCGCTGACCGGACTGACCGCCTCCACCGCGTACACCTTCTACGTGGTGGCCGTCGACGCGGCCGGCAACACCTCACCGGCGTCCGCGTCGGTCACCGTCACCACGTCGGCGCCGCCCGCCGCCGGTGCCTGCCGGGTGGCCTACGCGACGAACGACTGGGGCAGCGGGTTCACCGCGAACATCACGATCACCAACACCGGGACGACCGCGATCAACGGCTGGAGCCTCGGCTTCACCTTCCCGCACACCGGGCAGCGGGTCGGCCAGGGCTGGTCGGCGACGTTCACCCAGACCGGTGCGGCGGTCACCGCGACGAACCTGTCCTACAACGGTGCGCTGGCGCCGGGGGCGTCGACCGGCATCGGCTTCAACGGCACCCACACGGGCAGCAACCCGAGGCCGACCAGCTTCACCCTCAACGGCGTCGCCTGCACCGCCTGA
- a CDS encoding MBL fold metallo-hydrolase — translation MLTQVAEGVWVHESEFVQSNAVVVRGRDGVLLIDPGVQDHELACLANDLAGRTVVAGFSTHPDWDHLLWHAGFGTPPRYATARCAASVEEQLAAPNAKAEITAHLEPTGIADKVPLDLLGLVTALPAGAAEVPWDGPRARIIEHRAHAPGHAALLVEERGVLVAGDMLSDVLVPMLDLNSSADPVEEYLAALSLLAAVAGDVDVVVPGHGSVGGADQVRERIERDRAYVLALRDGEAPDDPRIGPSARPGWEWVSDVHEGQAQRLAQRR, via the coding sequence GTGCTGACGCAGGTCGCAGAGGGTGTGTGGGTCCACGAGAGCGAGTTCGTCCAGAGCAACGCCGTCGTCGTGCGCGGCCGCGACGGTGTGCTGCTGATCGACCCCGGCGTCCAGGACCACGAGCTGGCCTGCCTCGCGAACGACCTGGCGGGCCGCACCGTGGTGGCCGGCTTCTCGACGCACCCCGACTGGGATCACCTGCTCTGGCACGCCGGCTTCGGCACACCACCGCGGTACGCGACGGCCCGCTGCGCCGCCAGCGTCGAGGAGCAGCTGGCCGCCCCGAACGCCAAGGCCGAGATCACCGCCCATCTCGAGCCGACCGGCATCGCCGACAAGGTGCCGTTGGACCTGCTCGGCCTCGTCACCGCCCTGCCCGCCGGGGCCGCGGAGGTGCCGTGGGACGGCCCGCGGGCACGGATCATCGAGCACCGGGCGCACGCGCCGGGCCACGCGGCGCTGCTCGTCGAGGAACGCGGGGTCCTCGTCGCCGGCGACATGCTGTCCGATGTGCTGGTGCCGATGCTCGACCTGAACAGCAGCGCCGACCCGGTCGAGGAATACCTGGCCGCGCTGTCGCTGCTGGCGGCCGTGGCCGGCGACGTCGACGTGGTCGTCCCGGGCCACGGGTCGGTCGGCGGCGCCGACCAGGTGCGGGAGCGGATCGAGCGGGACCGGGCGTACGTGCTGGCCCTGCGGGACGGCGAGGCGCCCGACGACCCGCGGATCGGCCCGTCGGCCCGGCCCGGCTGGGAGTGGGTCAGCGACGTGCACGAGGGCCAGGCCCAGCGCCTCGCACAGCGCCGCTAG
- a CDS encoding 5,10-methylenetetrahydrofolate reductase translates to MPDLPRPPLQRLLADAAHGVLLFAVTPPRSSASPERVKEIAAVTLDRLAPLDLDGLVLYDIDDESDRNPGERPFPYLPTVDPARYHAEHLHGWDRPTVIYRCVSKYAEADLRDWLGAADPRRVLGVFVGPSSSDKPVRTDLRRAQELRAEVCPDLHLGGVVIGERHTRRGDEHLRMLAKQERGCSFFVSQVVYDVDETKDLVSDYFYACRDRGVAPRTVIFTLSLCGSPRTLEFLGWLGVDVPRWLRNSINHAADPLSESYRQTLAIARDLADFCRHLGMPHGFNVESVSIRRAEIEATTDLAADVAALLDRP, encoded by the coding sequence GTGCCCGACCTGCCGCGCCCGCCGTTGCAGCGCCTGCTGGCCGACGCCGCGCACGGCGTGTTGTTGTTCGCGGTGACGCCGCCGCGCAGCAGCGCGTCACCCGAACGGGTCAAGGAGATCGCGGCGGTCACGCTGGACCGGCTCGCGCCGCTCGACCTCGACGGGCTGGTCCTCTACGACATCGACGACGAGTCCGACCGCAACCCGGGCGAGCGGCCGTTCCCCTATCTGCCCACAGTGGACCCCGCGCGCTACCACGCGGAGCACCTGCACGGCTGGGACCGGCCGACGGTGATCTACCGCTGCGTCAGCAAGTACGCCGAGGCCGACCTCCGCGACTGGCTGGGCGCGGCCGACCCGCGGCGGGTGCTCGGCGTGTTCGTCGGCCCGTCGTCGAGCGACAAGCCGGTCCGCACCGACCTGCGCCGGGCTCAGGAGCTGCGCGCGGAGGTGTGCCCGGACCTGCACCTCGGCGGCGTGGTGATCGGCGAGCGGCACACCCGCCGCGGCGACGAGCACCTGCGCATGCTGGCCAAGCAGGAGCGGGGCTGCTCGTTCTTCGTCTCGCAGGTCGTCTACGACGTCGACGAGACCAAGGACCTGGTCTCGGACTACTTCTACGCGTGCCGGGACCGCGGGGTGGCGCCGCGCACGGTGATCTTCACGCTGTCGCTGTGCGGGTCGCCCCGCACGCTGGAGTTCCTCGGGTGGCTCGGTGTCGACGTGCCGCGCTGGCTGCGCAACTCGATCAACCATGCCGCGGATCCGCTCAGCGAGTCCTACCGGCAGACGCTGGCGATCGCCCGGGACCTGGCCGACTTCTGCCGCCACCTCGGCATGCCGCACGGCTTCAACGTCGAGAGCGTCTCGATCCGCCGGGCGGAGATCGAGGCCACCACCGACCTCGCCGCCGACGTCGCGGCCCTGCTCGATAGACCCTAG
- a CDS encoding VOC family protein gives MTPPRLTHVRVNVRDLAAAIAWYERLFGVRAEGHWPPSAPTYAHFTLGAAQFALGAYEPAPAVGARFNFEVDDVDAWWARLGPDADVVEPLSDTPYGSRKFTIRDPDGNELGFVRA, from the coding sequence GTGACGCCTCCGCGGCTGACCCACGTGCGGGTCAACGTGCGCGATCTGGCTGCCGCCATCGCGTGGTACGAGCGGCTGTTCGGCGTGCGGGCGGAGGGGCACTGGCCGCCGTCGGCGCCGACGTACGCCCATTTCACGCTCGGCGCGGCGCAGTTCGCGTTGGGGGCATACGAGCCGGCGCCGGCGGTCGGGGCCCGGTTCAACTTCGAGGTGGACGACGTCGACGCGTGGTGGGCCCGGCTCGGACCCGACGCCGACGTCGTGGAGCCGCTGTCCGACACCCCGTACGGGTCACGGAAGTTCACCATCCGCGACCCCGACGGCAACGAACTCGGCTTCGTGCGGGCCTGA
- a CDS encoding amino acid ABC transporter ATP-binding protein yields the protein MSAVLSCQGVRKVFGPTVVLDGLDLDVAEHEVVALIGASGSGKSTLLRCVNLLEEVDDGTIHLDGAHITDPRANPDLVRRKIGIVFQAYNLFPHLSVLDNITLAPVRVHKRPVAEAREQALSLLTRIGLADKASAYPDRLSGGQQQRVAIVRALVNSPRLLLLDEVTSALDPELVGEVLDLIRDLKRDGMTMVLATHEMTFARQVADRVCFLDGGRILEQGPPDRILDHPSEPRTQQFLRRLAPAQ from the coding sequence ATGAGCGCCGTGTTGTCGTGCCAGGGGGTACGCAAGGTGTTCGGGCCGACGGTCGTGCTCGACGGGCTGGACCTCGACGTGGCCGAGCACGAGGTGGTCGCGCTGATCGGTGCGTCGGGCTCGGGCAAGTCGACCCTGCTGCGCTGCGTCAACCTGCTGGAGGAGGTCGACGACGGCACGATCCACCTCGACGGCGCCCACATCACGGACCCGCGGGCAAACCCCGATCTCGTCCGCCGGAAGATCGGCATCGTGTTCCAGGCTTACAACCTGTTCCCGCACCTGTCCGTGCTGGACAACATCACGCTGGCGCCGGTGCGGGTCCACAAGCGGCCGGTCGCCGAGGCCCGCGAGCAGGCGCTGTCGCTGCTGACGCGGATCGGGCTGGCGGACAAGGCGTCGGCCTATCCGGACCGGCTCTCCGGCGGCCAGCAGCAGCGGGTCGCGATCGTCCGGGCCCTGGTCAACTCGCCGCGGCTGCTGCTGCTCGACGAGGTCACGTCGGCCCTCGACCCGGAGCTCGTCGGCGAGGTCCTCGACCTGATCCGCGACCTCAAACGCGACGGCATGACGATGGTGCTGGCCACCCACGAGATGACCTTCGCCCGCCAGGTGGCGGACCGGGTCTGCTTCCTCGACGGGGGCCGCATCCTCGAACAGGGCCCGCCGGACCGGATCCTGGACCACCCGTCGGAGCCCCGGACGCAGCAGTTCCTCCGCCGCCTGGCGCCCGCCCAGTGA
- a CDS encoding amino acid ABC transporter permease, translated as MTKLVDGAPPSAVQLDRIAWRRRQTVRSILVAAASTAVVGVLLVVAITGAPGWDRVRQSFLDPAIAADALPDILRGLWLNIRLLFFCALGSLGLGLLIALLRTLRGPVFFPVRALATSYTYTFRGLPLIIVIYVLTLGVPGLRLQGMPSVLVLGGAALVLTYSGYIAEVFRAGIESVHPSQVAAARSLGLTYRQAMRHVVLPQAVRRVAPPLLNDTVALQKDVGLVSLAGPIDAVRAAQIATAEHYNYTPYIVAGVLFVLLAIPLIAVTDWVTLRAARRQAGR; from the coding sequence GTGACCAAGCTGGTCGACGGCGCGCCGCCCTCGGCCGTCCAACTCGACCGGATCGCCTGGCGTCGCCGCCAGACGGTCCGGTCGATCCTGGTCGCGGCCGCGTCGACGGCGGTGGTCGGCGTGCTGCTGGTCGTCGCGATCACCGGCGCGCCCGGCTGGGACCGGGTCCGGCAGTCGTTCCTGGACCCGGCCATCGCCGCCGACGCGCTGCCGGACATCCTGCGCGGGCTCTGGCTCAACATCCGGCTGCTGTTCTTCTGCGCGCTCGGCTCGCTCGGGCTGGGCCTGCTGATCGCGCTGCTGCGCACGCTGCGGGGCCCGGTCTTCTTCCCCGTGCGGGCGTTGGCGACGAGCTACACGTACACCTTCCGCGGGTTGCCGTTGATCATCGTGATCTACGTGCTCACCCTGGGCGTGCCGGGGCTGCGGCTGCAGGGCATGCCGTCGGTGCTGGTGCTCGGCGGGGCGGCGCTGGTGCTGACCTACTCCGGTTACATCGCCGAGGTGTTCCGCGCCGGCATCGAGTCGGTGCACCCCTCCCAGGTCGCGGCCGCGCGGTCGCTGGGGTTGACCTACCGGCAGGCGATGCGGCACGTGGTGCTGCCGCAGGCGGTGCGGCGGGTGGCGCCGCCGCTGCTCAACGACACGGTCGCCCTGCAGAAGGACGTCGGGCTCGTGTCGCTGGCCGGACCGATTGACGCCGTGCGCGCGGCGCAGATCGCGACGGCCGAGCACTACAACTACACGCCGTACATCGTCGCGGGGGTGCTGTTCGTGCTGCTCGCCATCCCGCTGATCGCGGTCACCGACTGGGTGACGCTGCGGGCCGCCCGCCGGCAGGCCGGCCGATGA
- a CDS encoding ABC transporter substrate-binding protein, with the protein MSRRAHLAVVAAAALITTLAACAPEETPEAAPSGSAAASCTKDSLRTKTAGKLTVATDDPAYEPWVVGNKPESGEGFESAVAYAVAEQLGFAKTDVAWTRVTFNNAIAPGPKAFDFDVNQFSVTPERQQAVDFSSPYYLVRQTVIALRSSKIANAKSVAELKSAKLGAQVGTTSFQAVNELIKPASQPQVYNTNDDAKKALENGQIDGLVVDLPTAFYITGAELTDGKIVGQLPQVGTPETFGLLLDKGSPLTKCVSEAVDKLRDGGQLQQLEQKWLADTAGAPELS; encoded by the coding sequence ATGTCCAGGCGAGCACATCTCGCGGTCGTCGCGGCGGCCGCGCTCATCACCACTCTCGCGGCCTGCGCGCCCGAGGAGACTCCGGAGGCCGCGCCCTCGGGTTCCGCCGCCGCGTCCTGCACGAAGGACTCACTGCGGACCAAGACCGCCGGCAAGCTGACCGTCGCCACCGACGACCCGGCCTACGAGCCGTGGGTGGTCGGCAACAAGCCCGAGTCCGGCGAGGGCTTCGAGTCCGCGGTCGCCTATGCCGTGGCCGAGCAGCTCGGCTTCGCGAAGACCGACGTCGCGTGGACCCGGGTCACGTTCAACAACGCGATAGCGCCCGGCCCCAAGGCGTTCGACTTCGACGTCAACCAGTTCTCCGTCACGCCCGAGCGGCAGCAGGCGGTCGACTTCTCGTCGCCGTACTACCTGGTGCGCCAGACGGTGATCGCGCTGAGGTCGTCGAAGATCGCCAACGCGAAGAGCGTGGCCGAGCTGAAGAGCGCCAAGCTCGGCGCGCAGGTCGGCACCACGAGCTTCCAGGCGGTCAACGAGCTGATCAAGCCGGCCAGCCAGCCGCAGGTCTACAACACCAACGACGACGCCAAGAAGGCGCTGGAGAACGGCCAGATCGACGGCCTGGTCGTCGACCTGCCCACGGCGTTCTACATCACCGGGGCCGAGCTGACCGACGGCAAGATCGTGGGCCAGCTGCCGCAGGTCGGCACCCCCGAGACGTTCGGCCTGCTGCTCGACAAGGGCTCCCCGCTGACGAAGTGCGTCAGCGAGGCGGTCGACAAGCTGCGCGACGGCGGCCAGCTGCAGCAGCTGGAGCAGAAGTGGCTCGCCGACACGGCGGGCGCCCCCGAACTCTCGTGA
- a CDS encoding SigE family RNA polymerase sigma factor has translation MTDRPSTEWDADQAVTHLFGAHYRPMVRLASLLLHERGQAEEIVQDAYVKLHARWRRLRDPDKALAYLRMTVVNGCRSALRHRRVVDAHLAASAPPPDAPSAEAGALDLLTQAAVVAAIRGLPPRQREAIVLRYYADLSEAEIAEAMGVSRGAVKSHASRAVAALRPILERL, from the coding sequence ATGACCGACCGACCGTCCACGGAATGGGACGCCGACCAGGCGGTCACCCATCTCTTCGGCGCGCACTACCGCCCGATGGTGCGGCTGGCCAGCCTGCTGCTGCACGAGCGGGGGCAGGCCGAGGAGATCGTGCAGGACGCCTACGTCAAGCTGCACGCCCGCTGGCGCCGGCTCCGCGATCCCGACAAGGCGCTGGCCTACCTGCGGATGACCGTGGTCAACGGCTGCCGGTCGGCGCTGCGCCATCGGCGCGTGGTCGACGCGCACCTGGCGGCCAGCGCGCCGCCGCCCGACGCGCCCAGCGCCGAGGCCGGCGCGCTGGACCTGCTGACCCAGGCCGCGGTGGTGGCCGCGATCCGTGGCCTGCCGCCGCGCCAGCGGGAGGCGATCGTACTGCGCTACTACGCCGACCTGTCCGAGGCCGAGATCGCCGAGGCGATGGGCGTCAGCCGCGGTGCGGTCAAGAGCCACGCGTCGCGGGCGGTCGCCGCCCTGCGCCCGATCCTGGAGCGGCTGTGA
- a CDS encoding GerMN domain-containing protein: MTPEETIRRALESEASTVEVRPDALAAIRARTGRRRTVVRVWFAAGLGVAAAAVAAVFAVAWPAPQPTRPAAPTVAPTASPSAGAAERLLAVYYVGPRRGDRLVREFHRTTPESDTVADRVRAAVTLMLGTAPADPDYASAWPVGTAVRGVTVAGDVVTVDLGGATPPSAIATQQLVWTVTAASGRPEVRIGAGAPVRRASAVDTLAPVWLINPQHGDVLRGGGPDIHVAGFAATAHLEIRSADGEVVHEEELALDGGSPAQREAHVTLALAPGRYTLTATVDGASDDHVLIVE; this comes from the coding sequence ATGACCCCCGAGGAGACGATCCGCCGCGCGCTGGAGTCCGAGGCGTCCACTGTGGAGGTACGGCCGGACGCGCTGGCCGCGATCCGGGCGCGCACGGGGCGCCGGCGCACCGTGGTGCGCGTCTGGTTCGCCGCCGGCCTGGGTGTCGCCGCGGCGGCGGTCGCGGCCGTGTTCGCGGTGGCGTGGCCGGCCCCGCAGCCGACGCGGCCCGCGGCCCCGACAGTGGCGCCCACTGCGAGCCCGTCGGCCGGCGCCGCCGAGCGGCTGCTGGCCGTCTACTACGTCGGTCCGCGCCGGGGCGACCGGCTGGTTCGCGAGTTCCACCGGACCACCCCCGAGTCCGACACGGTGGCGGACCGGGTCCGGGCGGCGGTCACCCTGATGCTCGGCACGGCGCCCGCGGATCCGGACTACGCGTCGGCGTGGCCGGTCGGCACGGCGGTCCGCGGCGTCACCGTCGCGGGCGACGTGGTCACCGTCGACCTCGGCGGCGCCACGCCGCCGTCGGCGATCGCCACACAGCAGCTGGTCTGGACCGTCACCGCGGCCAGCGGCCGGCCGGAGGTCCGGATCGGCGCCGGCGCGCCGGTGCGCCGGGCGTCCGCCGTCGACACCCTGGCCCCCGTCTGGCTGATCAACCCGCAGCACGGCGACGTCCTCCGCGGCGGCGGCCCCGACATCCACGTCGCGGGCTTCGCGGCCACGGCCCACCTGGAGATCCGGTCCGCGGACGGTGAGGTGGTCCACGAGGAGGAGCTGGCTCTCGACGGCGGGAGCCCGGCGCAGCGTGAGGCGCACGTCACACTGGCCCTCGCGCCGGGCCGCTACACCCTGACGGCGACGGTCGACGGGGCCTCCGACGACCATGTCCTCATCGTGGAATGA
- a CDS encoding phosphoribosyl-ATP diphosphatase: MSAARFGDGGAAWLDGGVKTFEELFAELSAKAEAGTPGSGTVAALERGVHAIGKKVVEEAAEAWMAAEHEGPERAAEEISQLLYQAQVLMLASGLKLEDVYRHL; this comes from the coding sequence ATGAGCGCGGCCCGGTTCGGCGACGGCGGCGCTGCCTGGTTGGATGGCGGCGTGAAGACGTTCGAGGAGCTCTTCGCCGAGCTGTCGGCGAAGGCCGAGGCCGGCACGCCGGGCTCGGGCACCGTCGCCGCGCTCGAGCGCGGGGTGCACGCGATCGGCAAGAAGGTCGTCGAGGAGGCGGCCGAGGCGTGGATGGCCGCCGAGCACGAGGGCCCGGAGCGGGCCGCCGAGGAGATCTCGCAGCTGCTCTACCAGGCCCAGGTGCTCATGCTGGCCAGCGGCCTGAAGCTGGAGGACGTGTACCGACATCTGTGA
- the hisG gene encoding ATP phosphoribosyltransferase gives MLRIAVPNKGTLSRPAAEMLREAGYRQRSDERDLVCRDEANDVEFFYLRPRDIATYVGSGDLDLGITGRDLLVDAGSPAEELLDLDFAGAEFRFAAHPATITAVDQIAGRRVATSFPGVVGRYLTDRGIPAEVIRLDGAVENAIRLGVADVVADVVQTGATLRQAGLAVIGEPILTSSALLIGRDSVAAPPVAQLVRRLQGVLVARRYVMLAYDVRADLLDQATTLTPGIESPTVSPLHREGWVAVEAMVLRSDVHKIMDELYDLGARAILVTGIHNCRL, from the coding sequence ATGCTGCGCATCGCCGTGCCCAACAAAGGCACCCTGTCCCGTCCGGCCGCCGAGATGCTCCGCGAGGCGGGCTACCGCCAGCGGTCCGACGAGCGCGACCTGGTCTGCCGCGACGAGGCCAACGACGTCGAGTTCTTCTACCTGCGGCCGCGCGACATCGCCACCTACGTCGGCTCCGGCGACCTCGACCTCGGCATCACCGGCCGGGACCTGCTCGTCGACGCCGGCAGCCCGGCCGAGGAGCTGCTCGACCTCGACTTCGCCGGCGCCGAGTTCCGGTTCGCGGCCCACCCCGCGACGATCACGGCGGTCGACCAGATCGCCGGCCGCCGGGTGGCCACCTCGTTCCCGGGCGTCGTCGGCCGCTACCTGACCGACCGGGGCATCCCTGCCGAGGTGATCCGGCTCGACGGCGCGGTGGAGAACGCGATCCGTCTCGGCGTGGCCGACGTGGTCGCCGACGTCGTGCAGACCGGCGCGACGCTGCGCCAGGCCGGGCTGGCCGTCATCGGCGAGCCGATCCTCACCTCGTCGGCGCTGCTGATCGGCCGGGACTCGGTGGCCGCGCCGCCGGTCGCCCAGCTCGTCCGCCGCCTCCAGGGCGTGCTGGTCGCCCGCCGTTACGTGATGCTGGCGTACGACGTGCGGGCCGACCTGCTCGACCAGGCCACCACGCTGACCCCGGGCATCGAGTCGCCGACCGTGTCGCCGCTGCACCGCGAGGGCTGGGTGGCGGTGGAGGCCATGGTGCTGCGGTCGGACGTACACAAGATCATGGATGAGCTCTACGACCTCGGCGCCCGCGCGATCCTCGTGACCGGCATCCACAACTGCCGCCTGTAG
- a CDS encoding PH domain-containing protein yields the protein MTSEAVTFRPQRARKVAIGAAIAVVVVFTAVSFGLSGSTGSGDGVFQRGDQTAMIGLGLAFAAGILLFLRPRVDADAKGIRIRNVIGSYDLPWELVRAIRFERGVSFAGAELLDDELVTIVALQIVDKDYALAGVRALRELHAAHQAAAPTP from the coding sequence GTGACGAGTGAAGCGGTGACGTTCCGTCCGCAGCGGGCGCGCAAGGTCGCGATCGGCGCGGCGATCGCGGTCGTGGTCGTCTTCACCGCCGTGAGCTTCGGGCTCTCCGGCTCGACCGGCTCCGGCGACGGCGTCTTCCAGCGCGGCGACCAGACGGCGATGATCGGCCTCGGCCTGGCGTTCGCGGCCGGCATCCTGCTGTTCCTGCGCCCCCGGGTCGACGCCGACGCCAAGGGGATCAGGATCCGCAACGTGATCGGCTCCTACGACCTGCCCTGGGAGCTGGTCCGGGCCATCCGGTTCGAGCGCGGCGTCTCGTTCGCGGGCGCCGAGCTGCTCGACGACGAGCTGGTCACGATCGTCGCGCTGCAGATCGTCGACAAGGACTACGCTCTGGCCGGCGTGCGCGCCCTCCGGGAGCTGCACGCCGCCCACCAGGCCGCCGCGCCGACCCCTTAA